From the genome of archaeon CG10_big_fil_rev_8_21_14_0_10_43_11, one region includes:
- a CDS encoding IMP dehydrogenase, which produces MAAQFPLALTFDDVLLKPAFSQVLPKNVDTRARLTKTITLAIPLMSASMDTVTTARMAIAMAREGGMGIVHKNMSIDKQADEVRKVKRSESGVIIDPYHLSPHNLVSEARALMEVKHISGVPIVDKHNVLVGILTNRDLRFFEGPDQTIENVMTKHNLVTASSTTTIEQAKQVLSKHKIEKLPLVDAKNVLRGLITIRDIENAKKFPNTSKDAHGRLLVGAAVGVSNDTHERAEALVNAGVDVLVVDTAHGHSKGVLDTIKELKNDYAHVPVIGGNVATKQATHDLIQAGADLVKVGVGPGSICTTRIVAGVGVPQVSAIMECSRVAREQGIAVIADGGITYSGDLVKALACGANAVMAGSLFAGADESPGERVIYKGRSYKVYRGMGSIGAMKEGSKDRYFQEGEKKLVPEGIEGRVPYRGPVRDTVFQLVGGLRSGMGYCGAKSIDALQKNAQFVRVTGAGLKESHPHSVAITKESPNYSTR; this is translated from the coding sequence ATGGCAGCTCAGTTCCCGTTAGCACTCACGTTTGATGATGTGCTTCTCAAACCCGCGTTTTCTCAGGTTCTTCCAAAAAATGTTGACACGCGTGCACGGCTTACAAAAACCATTACGCTTGCTATTCCGCTTATGAGCGCAAGCATGGATACCGTAACCACGGCGCGCATGGCAATTGCAATGGCGCGCGAAGGAGGCATGGGCATTGTGCACAAAAACATGTCAATTGATAAACAGGCAGATGAGGTTCGAAAAGTTAAGCGCTCAGAGAGCGGCGTCATTATTGACCCGTATCACCTTTCTCCACATAATCTCGTAAGCGAAGCTCGCGCGCTTATGGAGGTAAAACATATTTCCGGCGTGCCCATTGTTGACAAACACAACGTGCTTGTTGGCATACTCACGAACCGTGATTTGCGCTTTTTTGAAGGACCAGACCAGACAATTGAAAACGTGATGACAAAACATAATCTTGTTACCGCCAGCAGTACAACCACTATTGAGCAAGCAAAACAAGTGCTCTCAAAACATAAAATTGAGAAACTTCCCCTTGTTGATGCAAAAAACGTGTTGCGCGGTCTTATTACTATTCGTGACATTGAAAACGCAAAGAAATTTCCAAACACCTCAAAAGATGCGCACGGCAGGCTTCTTGTTGGTGCTGCAGTTGGTGTTTCAAACGACACGCATGAGCGCGCAGAAGCGCTTGTGAACGCGGGCGTTGACGTGCTTGTAGTTGACACGGCTCATGGCCACTCAAAAGGCGTGCTTGACACCATCAAAGAACTCAAAAATGATTATGCGCACGTGCCGGTTATTGGCGGCAATGTGGCAACAAAACAAGCAACCCACGACCTCATACAAGCCGGCGCTGACCTGGTGAAAGTGGGCGTGGGTCCGGGCTCAATTTGCACTACGCGCATTGTTGCCGGTGTTGGCGTGCCTCAGGTGAGCGCAATTATGGAGTGTTCACGCGTTGCGCGCGAGCAGGGTATTGCAGTCATTGCTGACGGGGGCATCACGTATTCAGGGGACCTGGTCAAAGCGCTTGCATGCGGCGCAAACGCAGTCATGGCAGGAAGCTTATTTGCAGGCGCTGATGAGAGTCCAGGCGAGCGCGTTATTTACAAGGGGCGCAGCTACAAGGTGTATCGCGGCATGGGCTCAATTGGGGCAATGAAAGAAGGCAGTAAAGACCGCTACTTCCAGGAAGGCGAGAAAAAACTGGTTCCCGAAGGCATTGAAGGGCGTGTGCCATACCGCGGACCAGTGCGCGACACCGTGTTCCAGCTTGTTGGCGGGCTTCGCTCAGGCATGGGTTATTGTGGCGCAAAAAGCATTGATGCACTGCAAAAGAACGCGCAATTTGTACGCGTCACTGGAGCAGGACTCAAAGAAAGCCATCCTCACAGCGTGGCAATTACAAAAGAATCGCCAAACTATTCCACGCGCTAA